In a single window of the Blastopirellula retiformator genome:
- a CDS encoding SDR family oxidoreductase produces MAKYLVTGGAGFIGSHIVDALVARGDEVRVIDNLSTGKRSNLDPVADKIDFVEGCLTDSAVVAKAVHGVDVIFHQAALASVPLSVERPLDTHAHCVTATVNLLNEARQANVRRVIYAASSSAYGDAPTLAKRETDLPNPLSPYAAAKLSAEYYLQAFYHTYGIETVGLRYFNVFGPRQDPDSPYSAVIPIFITLLLRDQRPVIYGDGEQSRDFTFVKNVALANLSAASADGVAGRIINVANGRSTSLLRLIELLNRELGTDVQPKHDPPRIGDVRDSMADNTLARTLLNYEVEIDFETGLQMSIDYYRQLVASRSV; encoded by the coding sequence ATGGCCAAGTATCTCGTTACCGGCGGCGCTGGTTTTATCGGATCGCACATCGTCGACGCGTTGGTCGCTCGCGGCGACGAGGTCCGCGTCATCGACAACCTCAGCACCGGCAAACGCAGCAATCTCGATCCGGTCGCCGATAAGATCGACTTTGTCGAAGGGTGCCTGACCGACAGCGCCGTCGTCGCCAAAGCGGTCCATGGCGTCGACGTGATCTTCCACCAGGCGGCCCTCGCTTCGGTACCGCTCAGCGTCGAACGTCCGCTCGACACCCACGCCCACTGCGTGACCGCCACCGTCAACCTGCTCAACGAAGCCCGCCAGGCGAACGTCCGCCGCGTGATCTACGCCGCGTCCAGCAGCGCCTATGGCGACGCCCCCACGCTCGCCAAACGCGAGACCGATCTCCCCAATCCGCTCTCCCCCTACGCCGCCGCCAAGCTCTCGGCCGAGTACTATCTGCAGGCCTTCTACCACACCTACGGCATCGAGACGGTCGGCCTCCGCTACTTCAACGTCTTCGGTCCGCGGCAAGATCCTGACAGCCCCTACTCGGCCGTCATCCCGATCTTCATCACGCTGCTGCTTCGCGACCAGCGCCCCGTCATTTACGGCGATGGCGAGCAATCGCGCGACTTTACCTTCGTCAAGAATGTCGCCCTGGCCAATCTCTCGGCCGCCAGCGCCGATGGCGTCGCCGGTCGCATTATCAACGTCGCTAACGGCCGCAGCACGTCGCTGTTGCGTCTGATCGAACTGTTGAATCGCGAACTCGGCACCGACGTCCAGCCCAAGCATGATCCGCCCCGAATCGGCGACGTCCGCGACAGCATGGCCGATAATACCCTGGCCCGCACGCTGCTCAACTATGAAGTCGAGATCGACTTCGAGACCGGCCTGCAAATGTCGATCGATTACTACCGGCAGTTGGTCGCTTCTCGTTCGGTCTGA
- a CDS encoding SMC family protein has translation MSKMLDALKRLQEQGAAPASTPTINNTVGQVDAVREVAAAVDQAVAETEQRLRDEYQRQIDERDQQLAEQRKRLEAELGAEKTRLQEQLAQLESQLASHQDDATAHEELQTELQAELERHQAESVQRRQEDEARFRKKQQALEAKLQEFDLARQQLTIDATRLSEQLSAKEAELQEVQQAIQAAPTVDEQTLRASLSDELSKQAEEFARKEAELNEALAEARQTVETQQQDLTEARRSLESHENDLAEVVRLRAAEKAQLEQARRAADAKAEAAEVAAASARAAAAQASASPANAAEIARPAEPSEEPHSEATPPPVRDAKIPMLLRPSFTSAVPRPHLCSYEEQTKADLQDARISERYERLAQPTSKPTSTLFLSADGGDDAHQAGFHTALAVASKNRRVLVIDGDVHGKQLSHRLGLRDSLGFYEVIRRETKLSERVVGLQCGEIDFLPAGRSLYTVSRSDLESAQAVWQEFSEIWPLVILVGEHPGAVSTELYAVLCQSIYLTACLGRATKDDVKAASKRIASIGGRIEAAVAMNAKLK, from the coding sequence ATGTCGAAAATGCTCGACGCGTTGAAACGTCTGCAAGAGCAGGGCGCCGCCCCTGCGTCGACGCCGACGATCAACAACACCGTCGGCCAGGTCGACGCGGTTCGCGAAGTGGCGGCGGCGGTAGATCAGGCCGTCGCCGAGACCGAGCAGCGTCTCCGCGATGAGTATCAGCGGCAAATCGACGAGCGCGATCAGCAACTGGCCGAGCAGCGTAAGCGGCTCGAAGCGGAACTTGGCGCCGAGAAAACCCGCCTGCAAGAGCAACTCGCTCAGCTCGAGTCACAACTCGCGTCACACCAGGATGACGCCACCGCCCACGAAGAATTGCAGACCGAACTGCAGGCCGAGCTTGAGCGTCACCAGGCCGAGTCTGTCCAACGTCGCCAGGAAGACGAAGCTCGCTTTCGGAAAAAGCAGCAGGCGCTCGAAGCGAAACTGCAAGAGTTCGACCTGGCGCGACAGCAACTGACCATCGACGCCACCCGCCTCTCCGAACAACTCTCGGCCAAAGAGGCCGAACTGCAAGAGGTGCAACAGGCGATCCAAGCCGCGCCGACCGTCGATGAGCAAACGTTGCGGGCCAGCCTGAGCGACGAGCTAAGCAAACAGGCCGAAGAGTTCGCTCGCAAAGAAGCCGAGCTGAACGAGGCCCTCGCCGAGGCTCGCCAGACGGTCGAAACCCAACAGCAAGATCTGACCGAAGCCCGCCGTTCGCTGGAGAGCCACGAAAACGATCTGGCCGAGGTCGTTCGCCTGCGAGCCGCAGAAAAAGCGCAGCTCGAACAGGCTCGCCGCGCCGCCGACGCCAAAGCGGAAGCGGCCGAAGTCGCCGCCGCATCGGCCCGCGCAGCCGCTGCTCAAGCGAGCGCATCTCCGGCCAACGCTGCCGAGATCGCCCGCCCCGCGGAACCAAGCGAAGAACCTCACAGCGAAGCGACCCCGCCGCCTGTCCGCGACGCGAAGATCCCGATGCTGCTGCGTCCGTCGTTCACATCGGCGGTTCCCCGTCCCCATCTCTGCTCCTACGAAGAGCAGACCAAGGCCGATCTCCAAGATGCGCGAATCAGCGAACGTTACGAGCGACTTGCGCAGCCGACCAGCAAACCGACGTCGACGTTGTTTCTGTCGGCCGATGGGGGCGATGACGCGCACCAGGCCGGTTTCCACACGGCGCTGGCCGTCGCCAGCAAAAATCGCCGCGTCTTGGTGATCGACGGCGACGTGCATGGCAAGCAGCTTTCGCACCGGCTCGGACTGCGCGATTCGCTCGGGTTTTACGAGGTGATCCGCCGCGAGACGAAATTGTCCGAACGGGTCGTCGGCCTGCAATGCGGCGAAATTGACTTTCTGCCCGCAGGACGTAGCCTCTATACGGTGTCGCGCAGCGACCTCGAATCGGCCCAGGCGGTCTGGCAAGAGTTCAGCGAGATCTGGCCGCTCGTCATCCTGGTGGGGGAACACCCTGGCGCCGTTTCGACGGAACTGTACGCCGTCTTGTGCCAGTCGATCTACTTGACGGCTTGTTTGGGACGCGCCACAAAAGATGACGTGAAGGCGGCCTCGAAACGGATCGCCTCGATCGGCGGTCGCATCGAAGCGGCGGTCGCGATGAACGCCAAGTTGAAGTAA
- a CDS encoding ExeA family protein, with protein sequence MYETFYQLTRRPFPAAADAAYYFPSAAAEAARSTMRRCLHRGEGPALLIGGPGLGKSLLMKVLAKDLQSQRHISFLQCGRVCSRRALLQALLYDLGLPYRGLEEGELRLSLVDFLHSSEDDREGLIIFIDEADALPTRLLDELRLLTNISHKGESLVSLALAGGMMMEERFASPRLTSLNQRVAARCYLETFSKAETSEFIQYQLEEAGAQQVVFSDEALEAVSHVASGVPRLINQLCDHVLVLASLGSHKRIDASGIEEAWADLQQMPGPWSTSQQEFNAPKSEEGVLEFGSLDDELEPPQSVKFPSRITAPPKHKRDAPDEDAAATLRIDANEADFEPHANLTPEAELEFESAFKNPFAESFDAEEVILDRYATLSDARDVLKQVHSREGVEIASLLEPAPVVIQSNHDLVAAVDVVMPPYAKDEEIVSRHVAAAPTGQPTPADDRDILIIEEHESDPAPARSRRRDFRRLFSNLRREHA encoded by the coding sequence ATGTACGAAACGTTCTATCAACTAACGCGGCGCCCTTTTCCTGCGGCCGCCGATGCCGCCTATTATTTTCCGTCAGCCGCGGCCGAAGCGGCCCGTAGCACGATGCGCCGTTGCCTGCATCGTGGCGAAGGCCCCGCCCTGCTGATCGGCGGACCGGGACTCGGCAAGTCGTTGTTGATGAAGGTGCTGGCCAAAGATCTGCAGTCGCAGCGACATATCTCGTTCCTGCAGTGCGGTCGAGTCTGCTCGCGTCGCGCTCTCCTGCAGGCATTGCTGTACGACCTGGGCCTCCCTTACCGTGGTCTGGAAGAAGGCGAGCTGCGTCTGTCGCTGGTCGATTTCCTCCATTCGTCCGAAGACGATCGCGAAGGGCTGATCATCTTTATTGACGAAGCCGACGCGCTGCCGACTCGCCTGCTCGACGAACTCCGCCTGCTGACCAACATCTCGCACAAGGGCGAATCGCTAGTCAGCCTGGCCTTGGCAGGCGGCATGATGATGGAAGAACGATTCGCCTCGCCGCGACTCACTTCGCTGAACCAGCGCGTCGCCGCACGCTGCTACTTGGAGACCTTCTCGAAAGCCGAGACCTCCGAGTTCATCCAATACCAGTTGGAAGAAGCCGGCGCCCAGCAGGTCGTCTTTTCGGACGAAGCGCTCGAGGCGGTCAGCCATGTCGCCAGCGGCGTTCCCCGCTTGATCAACCAGCTGTGCGATCACGTGTTGGTGCTGGCGTCGCTTGGCTCGCACAAACGAATTGACGCCAGCGGCATCGAAGAAGCGTGGGCCGACCTGCAGCAGATGCCGGGACCGTGGTCGACCAGCCAGCAAGAGTTCAACGCCCCCAAGAGCGAAGAGGGCGTGCTTGAATTCGGTTCGCTCGATGATGAGCTAGAGCCGCCGCAATCGGTCAAGTTCCCCTCGCGCATCACCGCCCCGCCGAAGCACAAGCGGGACGCGCCCGATGAAGACGCCGCCGCGACCTTGCGGATCGACGCGAACGAAGCCGACTTCGAGCCCCACGCGAACCTGACGCCGGAAGCGGAGCTTGAGTTCGAGAGCGCCTTCAAGAATCCGTTCGCAGAATCGTTCGACGCCGAAGAGGTGATCCTCGATCGTTACGCCACCCTCAGCGACGCCCGCGACGTGCTGAAGCAGGTCCATAGCCGCGAAGGGGTCGAGATCGCGTCGCTGCTAGAACCGGCGCCGGTGGTGATTCAGTCGAACCACGACTTGGTCGCGGCGGTCGACGTCGTCATGCCGCCGTATGCCAAAGACGAAGAGATCGTCTCGCGTCATGTCGCCGCGGCGCCAACCGGGCAGCCGACTCCGGCCGACGACCGCGACATTCTGATTATCGAAGAGCATGAATCCGATCCAGCCCCGGCCCGCAGCCGTCGGCGCGACTTCCGTCGGCTCTTCAGCAACCTTCGTCGCGAACACGCCTAA
- a CDS encoding phosphoribosylanthranilate isomerase gives MFQRKICGITSVQDAQAMIAAGADALGLNFYPQSKRFLSAEIAPDVRQAIPSEVAAVGLFVNADVVDVAAVAKKLSLDWVQLHGDEPPEYLARLRQLGAPPILKAFRCGPDWKVEIAQFLSRCGDLGCRPAAILIDGFQASAYGGTGKTADWNALVDWPQWLNCECLVLAGGLTPDNVSAAIAQVRPTAVDTASGVESEPGRKDLQLAASYCANVKIAMGE, from the coding sequence TTGTTTCAGCGCAAGATATGTGGAATCACCTCCGTCCAAGACGCCCAGGCGATGATCGCCGCCGGCGCCGATGCGCTCGGACTGAATTTCTATCCCCAGAGCAAACGGTTCCTCTCAGCCGAAATCGCGCCGGACGTTCGCCAGGCGATCCCGAGTGAAGTCGCCGCGGTGGGGCTATTCGTCAACGCCGATGTGGTGGACGTCGCCGCCGTCGCCAAAAAATTATCGCTCGACTGGGTGCAGCTGCATGGGGACGAGCCGCCCGAGTATTTGGCTCGGCTGCGGCAACTTGGCGCACCGCCGATCTTAAAGGCCTTCCGCTGCGGCCCTGATTGGAAAGTGGAGATCGCCCAGTTCCTTTCGCGGTGCGGCGATCTCGGCTGCCGTCCGGCGGCGATTTTGATCGACGGATTTCAGGCCAGCGCGTATGGCGGCACGGGGAAGACCGCCGATTGGAATGCGTTGGTCGATTGGCCTCAGTGGCTCAATTGCGAATGTCTAGTTCTGGCTGGGGGGCTGACGCCCGACAATGTTTCGGCCGCGATTGCTCAAGTGCGGCCGACCGCGGTCGATACCGCCAGTGGCGTCGAGAGCGAGCCCGGCAGGAAAGATCTGCAACTGGCGGCAAGTTATTGTGCAAATGTGAAGATCGCGATGGGCGAGTAA
- the ahcY gene encoding adenosylhomocysteinase, which translates to MFYQFKEGDVSVSQVEKLPYKVKDISLAAWGRKEIQLAEVEMPGLMALRERYGKDKPLKGARIAGCLHMTVQTAVLIETLIELGAEVTWSSCNIFSTQDHAAAAVAERGVPVYAWKGETDEEFDWCIEQTIIFPDGKPLNMILDDGGDLTVMVHQKYPELCEGIRGLSEETTTGVHRLYHMFKKGELKMPAINVNDSVTKSKFDNLYGCRESLADGIKRATDIMVAGKVVVVCGYGDVGKGCAQSMRGFGARVIVTEIDPINALQAAMEGFEVTTVEDSVAEGDIFVTTTGNRDIITGAHMEQMKNDAIVCNIGHFDLEIDMAYLLKTPGITRDTIKPDSVPGGPLDRFTFADGHSILVLAEGRLVNLGCATGHPSFVMSSSFTNQVIAQLELWQNSDSYPIGVHVLPKHLDEEVARLHLDKLGVKLTKMTQTQADYIGVPVEGPYKPDHYRY; encoded by the coding sequence ATGTTTTACCAATTCAAAGAAGGAGACGTCTCCGTGTCGCAAGTTGAAAAGCTCCCCTACAAAGTCAAAGACATTAGCTTGGCCGCGTGGGGACGAAAAGAGATCCAGCTGGCCGAGGTCGAAATGCCCGGTTTGATGGCGCTCCGCGAACGGTATGGCAAGGACAAGCCGCTGAAGGGCGCCCGCATCGCCGGTTGCCTTCACATGACGGTCCAGACCGCGGTCTTGATCGAGACGCTGATCGAACTGGGCGCCGAGGTGACCTGGAGCAGCTGCAACATTTTCTCGACTCAAGATCACGCCGCCGCGGCGGTCGCCGAACGTGGCGTGCCGGTCTATGCCTGGAAGGGCGAAACCGACGAAGAGTTCGACTGGTGCATTGAGCAGACGATCATCTTCCCCGACGGTAAGCCGCTGAACATGATCCTGGACGACGGCGGCGACTTGACCGTCATGGTTCACCAGAAGTACCCGGAACTATGCGAAGGGATCCGCGGCCTGTCGGAAGAAACCACGACCGGCGTGCACCGTCTCTACCACATGTTCAAGAAGGGCGAGCTGAAGATGCCCGCCATCAACGTCAACGACTCGGTTACCAAGAGCAAGTTCGACAACTTGTACGGTTGCCGCGAATCGCTGGCCGACGGCATCAAGCGTGCGACCGACATCATGGTCGCCGGTAAGGTCGTGGTCGTCTGCGGCTACGGCGATGTCGGCAAGGGTTGCGCCCAGTCGATGCGTGGCTTTGGCGCCCGCGTGATCGTCACCGAAATCGATCCGATCAACGCCCTGCAGGCCGCGATGGAAGGTTTCGAGGTCACGACGGTCGAAGATTCGGTCGCCGAAGGCGATATCTTCGTCACCACCACCGGCAACCGCGACATCATCACCGGCGCCCACATGGAGCAGATGAAGAATGACGCGATCGTCTGCAATATCGGTCACTTCGATCTCGAGATCGACATGGCCTACCTGCTGAAGACGCCGGGCATCACCCGCGACACCATCAAGCCTGATTCGGTGCCGGGCGGTCCGCTCGATCGCTTCACCTTCGCCGACGGTCACTCGATCCTGGTTCTGGCTGAAGGCCGCCTGGTTAACCTCGGTTGTGCGACCGGTCACCCGTCGTTCGTCATGTCGAGTTCGTTCACCAATCAGGTGATTGCTCAGCTCGAACTGTGGCAGAACTCCGACAGCTACCCGATCGGCGTCCATGTCTTGCCGAAGCACCTGGACGAAGAAGTCGCCCGGTTGCACCTCGACAAGCTCGGCGTGAAGCTGACCAAAATGACCCAAACCCAGGCCGACTACATCGGCGTGCCGGTCGAAGGTCCTTACAAGCCGGATCACTACCGCTACTAA
- a CDS encoding DUF1015 domain-containing protein: MPEIQAIRGLRYDLGHVGSLSDVVAPPYDVIGPELQDELYKKHPANAVRLILNREEPGDDDANDRYHRAERFLKTWIREGVLSQEADPAIYVYHQEFEAAGTKYVRHGFMAGVKLVRFGEGNIYPHEETHSSAKADRLKLFNATKTNLSQIFGLYPDPGNQTQKLLDDYVIDKTPLVATDHLGVVHRLWPVTDLPIISQVATAIADAPMYVADGHHRFETACNYKDQLAESGELTAGHPANYVMTMLVSMSDDGMIVLPTHRMFRGLPAMSSSDLVAKLGDYFDVALAGQGAEQADMIWTDIATADNQGQIGFYCPIDNTWVMATINEAGMTKMAEIAAEHSEDWQGLGVSILHGLVIENLLGAKDLPKANYVHLVSEVEEGIEKGDPDNGGQPYPLAAIVMPATIDHIRSISEHGERMPAKSTYFYPKLLSGLVFNPLAKTSSS, from the coding sequence ATGCCAGAGATTCAAGCAATTCGCGGACTCCGCTACGACCTGGGCCACGTCGGCTCGCTCAGCGACGTCGTCGCACCGCCCTACGATGTGATCGGTCCCGAGCTACAGGATGAGTTGTACAAAAAGCATCCGGCCAACGCGGTGCGGCTGATCCTGAACCGCGAAGAGCCCGGGGACGACGACGCCAACGATCGCTACCACCGAGCCGAGCGCTTTTTGAAGACCTGGATCCGCGAAGGGGTTCTCTCGCAAGAAGCCGACCCGGCGATCTACGTCTATCACCAAGAGTTTGAAGCGGCAGGAACCAAGTACGTCCGCCACGGCTTTATGGCCGGGGTGAAGCTGGTTCGCTTTGGCGAAGGGAACATCTACCCACACGAGGAAACCCACTCGTCGGCCAAGGCGGATCGCCTGAAGTTGTTCAACGCGACCAAAACCAACCTGAGCCAGATCTTCGGCCTCTATCCCGATCCGGGCAATCAGACCCAGAAACTGCTCGACGACTACGTGATCGATAAGACGCCGCTGGTCGCGACCGATCACCTGGGAGTCGTGCATCGTCTGTGGCCGGTGACCGATTTGCCGATCATCTCGCAGGTCGCCACCGCGATCGCCGACGCCCCGATGTATGTCGCCGACGGGCATCACCGGTTTGAGACCGCCTGCAATTACAAAGACCAATTGGCCGAGTCGGGCGAACTGACCGCGGGCCATCCGGCCAACTACGTGATGACGATGCTGGTCAGCATGAGCGACGACGGAATGATCGTCCTGCCGACGCATCGGATGTTTCGCGGTCTGCCCGCGATGAGCTCCAGTGACCTGGTCGCCAAGCTGGGCGACTACTTTGACGTCGCCCTGGCCGGGCAAGGCGCCGAGCAGGCCGACATGATCTGGACCGACATCGCCACCGCCGACAACCAGGGGCAGATCGGTTTCTACTGTCCGATCGACAACACCTGGGTGATGGCGACGATCAACGAAGCGGGCATGACCAAGATGGCCGAGATCGCCGCTGAGCATAGCGAGGACTGGCAAGGACTGGGCGTTTCGATCCTGCACGGGTTGGTGATTGAGAACTTGCTGGGCGCCAAGGATCTGCCGAAAGCCAACTACGTGCACTTGGTGAGCGAAGTGGAGGAAGGGATCGAAAAGGGAGATCCCGACAACGGCGGTCAGCCCTATCCGTTGGCGGCGATCGTCATGCCGGCGACGATCGATCACATTCGCAGCATCAGCGAACATGGCGAACGGATGCCCGCCAAGAGCACCTACTTCTATCCGAAGCTGCTCAGCGGGCTGGTCTTCAATCCGCTTGCCAAGACGTCAAGCTCCTAG
- a CDS encoding ParA family protein, which produces MARIICIANQKGGVGKTTTAINLAVALAKSAQKTLLIDLDPQCNATTGLSLTPTDRHPLVLQQSLREAIQPTALPGLDLLPGSRSFQDVETLASDDQPQAAVLESHLERGMAGYDFVLIDCPPSVGKLTQTALSASTEVLMPIQCEYFAMEGLTQMIQVIRSVMQKKPDRLAFGGIVLTMHDPRLELTAEVEDEVRDFFGEVVFDTVVPRDVLVSEAPSHGCSVLDHAPRSRGARAYIELCMEVLERD; this is translated from the coding sequence GTGGCTCGAATCATCTGCATCGCGAATCAGAAGGGAGGCGTCGGCAAGACGACCACCGCCATTAACTTGGCCGTGGCGCTGGCCAAGTCTGCCCAGAAGACGTTGCTGATTGATCTCGATCCGCAGTGTAATGCGACGACCGGATTGAGCCTGACGCCGACCGACCGGCATCCGCTGGTCCTGCAGCAGTCGCTGCGGGAAGCGATCCAGCCGACGGCGCTTCCTGGGCTCGACCTGTTGCCGGGCAGCCGCAGCTTCCAGGATGTCGAAACGTTGGCGTCGGACGATCAGCCGCAGGCTGCCGTGCTGGAGTCTCATCTGGAGCGCGGCATGGCGGGCTACGACTTCGTCCTGATCGACTGTCCCCCGTCGGTCGGCAAGCTTACGCAAACGGCCCTCTCGGCTTCGACCGAGGTGCTGATGCCGATCCAGTGCGAGTACTTCGCGATGGAAGGTCTGACGCAGATGATCCAGGTGATCCGCAGCGTCATGCAAAAGAAGCCGGACCGATTGGCGTTTGGCGGGATCGTGCTGACGATGCACGATCCACGATTGGAATTGACCGCCGAGGTCGAGGACGAGGTCCGCGACTTTTTCGGCGAAGTGGTTTTCGACACCGTGGTGCCCCGGGACGTGCTCGTTAGCGAGGCGCCCAGCCACGGTTGTTCGGTCCTTGATCATGCGCCCCGCTCACGAGGAGCGCGGGCTTACATTGAACTATGCATGGAGGTGTTGGAGCGTGACTAA
- a CDS encoding ParB/RepB/Spo0J family partition protein → MTKQKRLGRGLAALLGGPMDENGAPMEAPIEAGSPRVYNPDHQEQPAAEAPAAPAEVGGERLLKLPVEEIDANPYQPRQEFNDEEIAELAQSLQQHDMLQPIAVRQVDGRYQLISGERRLRAAIVAGWDEVPVRVFEADDQTVAELAIVENLQRKDLNAIEKAMSFERYLHENGCTQSELAERIGVDRSTVANLLRLLELPEPVMTAVMTGELTAGHARALLPLGEEGIQVEFARRIFAEGWSVRGAEEAVQDYIHASDGPATIKVPVKKGRVVSDQVASLEQEFRMALGTKVDIKQSARGGKIVLHFKGNDEFDRIRDHLLGGATELRKAG, encoded by the coding sequence GTGACTAAGCAAAAACGGCTGGGACGTGGGTTGGCGGCCCTGTTGGGCGGGCCGATGGATGAGAATGGCGCTCCGATGGAAGCCCCGATCGAAGCGGGCTCGCCGCGCGTCTACAACCCCGACCATCAGGAACAGCCAGCGGCTGAGGCTCCAGCGGCCCCGGCCGAGGTTGGCGGCGAGCGGCTATTGAAGCTGCCGGTCGAAGAGATCGACGCCAACCCGTACCAACCGCGGCAAGAGTTCAACGACGAAGAGATCGCCGAGCTGGCGCAAAGCCTCCAGCAGCATGACATGCTGCAGCCGATCGCCGTTCGCCAGGTGGACGGGCGTTACCAGTTGATCTCGGGCGAACGTCGTCTGCGGGCCGCGATCGTCGCCGGTTGGGACGAAGTGCCGGTTCGCGTCTTCGAGGCGGACGACCAGACGGTGGCCGAGTTGGCGATCGTGGAGAACCTGCAGCGGAAAGACCTGAACGCGATTGAAAAGGCGATGTCGTTCGAGCGGTACCTGCACGAGAACGGCTGCACCCAATCGGAACTTGCCGAGCGGATCGGCGTCGATCGCTCGACCGTGGCGAACCTGCTGCGTCTGCTCGAACTGCCGGAGCCGGTAATGACCGCCGTGATGACCGGTGAACTGACCGCCGGACATGCCCGGGCGCTGCTGCCGCTGGGGGAAGAAGGAATCCAGGTCGAGTTCGCCCGGCGGATCTTTGCAGAGGGCTGGAGCGTCCGTGGCGCCGAAGAGGCGGTCCAGGATTATATTCACGCCAGCGACGGCCCGGCCACGATCAAGGTGCCGGTCAAAAAGGGGCGCGTGGTCAGCGACCAGGTCGCCTCGCTGGAGCAGGAGTTCCGGATGGCCCTGGGGACCAAGGTCGACATCAAGCAATCGGCCCGCGGCGGCAAGATTGTGTTGCACTTCAAGGGGAACGACGAATTCGACCGGATTCGGGACCATTTGCTGGGCGGGGCGACCGAACTGCGGAAAGCCGGCTAG
- the lepB gene encoding signal peptidase I translates to MLKPASPKPNNDAPAGKRYAAAGRKMLRYVERGLAIFGAIVGFYWLTMDYAVVISPSMAPTLVGTNPDDGDRVITEKVTRWFRRPRRWEVITFISDIGDKRMKRVVALPGETVQMDRSGELLVDGKPVEFPPSLDLKYLKFGNLVDGHPIPCGDGYYVLGDDLKDSDDSRFNGPVPPQRIVGRAWLIVGPTDRFGWVR, encoded by the coding sequence ATGCTGAAGCCAGCCAGTCCGAAACCGAATAACGACGCGCCCGCCGGCAAACGTTACGCCGCCGCGGGTCGCAAAATGCTGCGCTATGTGGAGCGCGGTTTGGCGATCTTTGGCGCCATCGTCGGGTTCTACTGGCTGACGATGGATTACGCCGTCGTCATCTCGCCGTCGATGGCGCCGACGCTAGTCGGGACCAATCCGGACGACGGCGATCGCGTGATTACCGAGAAGGTCACCCGCTGGTTTCGCCGCCCGCGCCGCTGGGAAGTGATCACGTTCATCTCCGACATCGGCGACAAGCGAATGAAACGGGTCGTCGCCCTGCCGGGCGAAACGGTCCAAATGGACCGCTCCGGCGAACTGCTGGTCGACGGCAAACCGGTCGAATTTCCGCCGTCGCTCGACCTCAAGTATCTGAAGTTCGGCAACCTGGTCGACGGCCATCCAATCCCCTGCGGCGACGGCTATTATGTGCTGGGGGACGACCTCAAAGATTCCGACGACAGCCGCTTCAACGGGCCAGTACCGCCGCAGCGGATTGTCGGCCGGGCCTGGTTGATTGTCGGGCCGACGGATCGATTTGGTTGGGTGCGGTAG